A section of the Gloeobacter violaceus PCC 7421 genome encodes:
- a CDS encoding NAD(P)H-quinone oxidoreductase subunit F: MTESLLFTSWWIPFYGLIGAVLTLPWATVGVRSGGPRPAAYFNILMAVLALVHGLTLLPAVWGRLPLQLEYTWLETQGMRLALELEVSPVTIGAVVVITFLSLCAQIYALGYMEKDWALARFFALLGFFEGAICGLAMSNNLLLSYALLEMLTLSTYLLVGFWYAQPLVVTAARDAFLTKRVGDLLLLMGVVVLANLAPSLNFQDLALWAETADLPPLSATLLGLALIAGPIGKCAQIPLHFWLDEAMEGPNPASIMRNSLVVACGAYVLIKMQPVLALSPWVLGALLVVGTVTAVGASCVALAQIDIKRALSHSTSAYLGLVFVAVGLEQNEVALLLLLTHAVAKALLFMSVGAVILITSTQDVTEMGGLWSRLPATTTAFVVGGAASVSLLPLGTFWASIYASERLWTWAPWAVGVLLLVNGLTALNLTRVYCRVFLGPRQAKTRRAPEIAWPMSVPMLSLSIINILSPVILLQLGLLTSVEGPVPTWVFGGSLMASSLAGCLVGWWITHEKLPTAWVHASFIQTWRVAHDFLAYDLYIEQFYRRTIVVWVAGASSLMSKFDRHLVDGVVNMIGVATIAGGEGLKRSAPGQAQAYLLTILLGVIVVCAYQLTTLLR; this comes from the coding sequence ATGACCGAATCGCTCCTTTTCACAAGCTGGTGGATACCCTTCTATGGGCTGATCGGCGCGGTGTTGACCCTGCCCTGGGCGACGGTCGGGGTGCGTAGCGGCGGACCGCGGCCGGCGGCTTACTTCAACATTTTGATGGCGGTGCTGGCCCTAGTGCATGGCCTGACGTTGCTGCCCGCCGTCTGGGGGCGACTGCCGCTGCAGCTGGAATACACCTGGCTTGAAACACAGGGAATGCGTCTGGCCCTCGAATTGGAGGTCTCGCCGGTCACGATTGGCGCGGTGGTGGTCATTACGTTTTTGAGTTTGTGCGCCCAGATCTATGCCCTGGGTTACATGGAAAAGGACTGGGCGCTGGCGCGCTTCTTCGCGCTGTTGGGCTTTTTTGAAGGAGCGATCTGCGGCCTGGCGATGAGCAACAACTTGCTGTTGAGCTACGCGCTGCTGGAGATGCTCACCCTTTCGACTTATCTGCTGGTGGGCTTCTGGTACGCCCAGCCGCTGGTGGTGACCGCGGCGCGCGACGCCTTCCTGACCAAGCGGGTGGGGGATCTGTTGCTGTTGATGGGGGTGGTGGTCCTGGCCAATCTCGCCCCCAGCCTCAATTTTCAAGACCTGGCGCTCTGGGCTGAGACGGCCGATTTGCCCCCCTTGAGCGCCACACTCCTGGGACTGGCCCTGATTGCCGGTCCAATCGGCAAGTGTGCCCAGATCCCGTTGCACTTCTGGCTCGACGAGGCGATGGAAGGACCCAACCCCGCCTCGATCATGCGCAACTCGCTGGTAGTGGCCTGTGGAGCCTACGTGCTCATCAAGATGCAGCCGGTTCTGGCGCTTTCGCCCTGGGTACTGGGAGCCTTGCTGGTGGTGGGCACAGTGACGGCGGTCGGCGCCTCCTGTGTAGCCCTGGCACAGATCGACATCAAGCGTGCTCTCTCCCATTCGACAAGTGCCTACCTGGGCTTGGTGTTTGTCGCCGTGGGCCTCGAGCAAAACGAAGTGGCGCTGCTGCTGCTGCTGACCCACGCCGTCGCCAAGGCGTTGCTGTTTATGAGTGTCGGGGCGGTGATCTTGATTACCAGCACCCAGGATGTCACCGAGATGGGCGGGTTGTGGTCGCGCCTGCCGGCCACTACCACCGCCTTTGTGGTCGGAGGGGCCGCTTCGGTGTCGCTGCTGCCTCTGGGCACTTTTTGGGCTTCGATCTACGCGAGCGAGCGGCTTTGGACCTGGGCTCCCTGGGCGGTCGGGGTGTTGCTGCTGGTCAACGGGCTCACCGCTCTCAATCTCACCCGCGTTTACTGCCGGGTCTTCCTGGGGCCTCGACAGGCCAAGACCCGGCGCGCTCCCGAAATCGCCTGGCCGATGTCGGTGCCGATGTTGTCGCTTTCGATCATCAACATCCTCTCGCCGGTGATTCTGCTCCAGTTGGGACTTTTGACTTCGGTGGAAGGACCGGTGCCCACCTGGGTGTTCGGCGGTTCGCTGATGGCTTCCAGCCTGGCGGGCTGCCTGGTGGGCTGGTGGATCACCCACGAAAAGCTCCCGACCGCCTGGGTGCATGCTTCCTTTATTCAGACCTGGCGGGTGGCCCACGATTTTCTGGCCTACGATCTTTATATCGAGCAGTTCTACCGCCGGACCATTGTCGTCTGGGTGGCCGGGGCTTCGAGTTTGATGTCCAAGTTCGATCGCCACCTGGTCGACGGCGTGGTCAACATGATCGGGGTGGCTACGATTGCCGGGGGCGAAGGACTCAAACGCAGTGCGCCGGGACAGGCCCAGGCCTATTTGCTCACGATCCTGCTCGGGGTGATCGTGGTGTGCGCTTATCAACTGACGACTTTGTTGCGCTAG
- a CDS encoding DUF6671 family protein: protein MQQNTTSSHPLLGGRAAVLATMHRKETAIAPVLASGLGLQVLVPPADFDSDRFGTFTREAPRPGDQLQTARAKARAGMAATGLAVGIASEGSFGPHPGLPFVPANREIVVLIDDEHHLEVAGEAFSTQTNFAAGAVRSLPEALAFAQRVGFPEHGLIVGTGLPEDTLLKGVVDPQQLKEAVAFALARSGRVHLETDMRALYNPTRMGVIAQAARNLVEKLHQFCPRCGHPGYGMIALRRGLPCALCGTPTDLPRAEVHGCSRCIWQEVVSRPDGLLAADPAQCPLCNP, encoded by the coding sequence ATGCAACAAAACACCACCAGTTCCCATCCGCTGCTCGGCGGCCGCGCGGCGGTGCTTGCCACCATGCATCGCAAGGAGACGGCGATTGCCCCGGTGCTCGCCTCGGGCCTGGGGTTGCAGGTGCTTGTCCCGCCGGCGGATTTCGATAGCGACCGCTTCGGAACGTTTACCCGCGAAGCGCCCCGTCCCGGCGATCAGCTACAGACGGCCCGCGCCAAGGCCCGTGCCGGCATGGCCGCCACCGGACTGGCGGTGGGCATAGCAAGCGAAGGCAGTTTCGGCCCCCATCCGGGTCTGCCCTTTGTGCCTGCCAACCGCGAGATCGTCGTGCTCATCGACGACGAGCACCACCTGGAGGTGGCGGGCGAAGCGTTCTCGACCCAGACCAATTTTGCCGCCGGTGCCGTCCGCAGTCTGCCGGAGGCCCTCGCTTTTGCGCAGCGGGTTGGATTTCCCGAGCACGGGCTGATCGTGGGTACCGGCCTCCCCGAGGACACTCTTCTCAAAGGCGTCGTCGATCCGCAGCAGCTGAAGGAAGCGGTCGCCTTTGCCCTGGCCCGCTCGGGGCGGGTGCACCTTGAGACGGACATGCGCGCTTTGTACAATCCGACCCGCATGGGGGTGATCGCCCAGGCCGCCCGCAATCTAGTCGAAAAACTCCACCAATTTTGCCCCCGCTGCGGCCATCCGGGATACGGCATGATCGCACTTCGGCGCGGCTTGCCCTGCGCGCTGTGCGGCACGCCCACCGACTTGCCCCGCGCCGAAGTCCACGGTTGCTCGCGCTGCATATGGCAAGAGGTCGTGTCCAGGCCGGACGGCCTGCTCGCGGCGGATCCGGCCCAGTGTCCGCTGTGCAACCCTTAG
- a CDS encoding CmpA/NrtA family ABC transporter substrate-binding protein yields MAGKPLGQRGAGAQAADFEQSARWKPTRRQFLQVSGAASAGLLLVPGYAGAADAPEVTAVRIGFVGQTDASPIIIAKVKGYFEKHGLKDVELIKQPSWGVTRDNLELGSRGGGLDVAMVLRPMPFLMALGVNTKGNKKIPIYVPLQLNVDGQGITVAKVFNAENVRLDASVMKPKIEKAKAEGKKLKFASTFKGGTSDLMLRYWLAAGGIDPDNDIDCLYVPGPQLVASMKVGNLEGFCVGDPWHERAISEKIGYSAVISGELWKDHPEKALAMRADWADKHPKAARAILKGIMEAQQWCDVMTNRDELCTILSSREYANVPVANINNRLKGSIEYGNNRPVVSNSPYVMRFWRENASYPYKSHDLWFMTENIRWNLLPAATDVKAVVGAVNRADLWQQAAKEGGIAAAQVPKVASRGVEVFFDKTRFDPANTTAYLKALKIKRVALA; encoded by the coding sequence ATGGCAGGTAAACCACTTGGCCAGAGGGGCGCCGGCGCCCAGGCCGCCGACTTTGAGCAATCTGCACGGTGGAAACCGACCAGACGCCAGTTTTTGCAGGTGAGCGGGGCCGCCTCGGCCGGTTTATTGCTGGTACCCGGGTACGCGGGGGCGGCGGACGCGCCTGAGGTGACGGCGGTTCGGATCGGCTTCGTAGGCCAGACGGACGCGTCGCCCATCATCATCGCCAAGGTCAAAGGGTACTTCGAGAAGCACGGCCTCAAGGATGTTGAACTGATCAAGCAGCCTTCGTGGGGGGTGACCCGCGATAACCTTGAACTCGGTTCCAGGGGCGGCGGACTCGATGTGGCGATGGTCCTGCGGCCGATGCCCTTTTTGATGGCCCTCGGGGTGAACACCAAGGGCAACAAAAAAATTCCCATATATGTGCCGTTGCAACTGAACGTCGACGGGCAGGGGATCACCGTGGCCAAGGTGTTCAACGCCGAGAATGTCCGCCTCGATGCCTCGGTGATGAAGCCCAAGATTGAAAAGGCCAAAGCCGAGGGCAAAAAGCTCAAGTTCGCCAGCACCTTCAAAGGCGGCACCAGCGATTTGATGCTGCGCTATTGGCTGGCTGCCGGCGGTATCGACCCGGACAACGACATCGATTGCCTGTACGTGCCGGGGCCGCAGCTGGTGGCGAGCATGAAGGTGGGCAATCTGGAGGGTTTCTGCGTGGGCGACCCCTGGCACGAGCGGGCGATCAGCGAAAAGATCGGCTATTCTGCGGTGATTTCTGGAGAACTCTGGAAGGACCATCCCGAAAAAGCCCTCGCCATGCGCGCCGACTGGGCCGACAAGCACCCCAAAGCCGCCCGCGCCATCCTCAAAGGGATTATGGAAGCCCAGCAGTGGTGCGACGTGATGACCAACCGCGACGAGTTGTGCACGATTCTCTCCTCGCGCGAGTACGCCAATGTGCCGGTGGCCAACATCAACAACCGCCTCAAAGGTTCCATCGAGTACGGCAACAACCGTCCGGTGGTGAGCAACAGTCCCTACGTGATGCGCTTCTGGCGCGAAAACGCCTCCTATCCCTACAAGAGCCACGATCTCTGGTTTATGACCGAGAATATCCGCTGGAACTTGCTGCCGGCTGCTACCGATGTCAAGGCGGTGGTGGGGGCGGTCAACCGCGCCGATCTGTGGCAGCAGGCCGCCAAAGAAGGGGGCATTGCCGCTGCGCAGGTTCCGAAGGTGGCCTCGCGGGGTGTGGAGGTGTTCTTCGACAAGACCCGCTTCGACCCGGCCAACACCACCGCCTATCTCAAAGCGCTCAAAATCAAGCGCGTCGCGCTCGCTTGA
- the ntrB gene encoding nitrate ABC transporter permease — translation MTTTLEGRRQSPVQQLLAALPDAGSLQKLAAPVVAIGVFLLLWQLLTLSPDATLPGPAKVVSETWGLIVDPFFRGSGTNQGLFWQIAASLQRVALGFSLAAAVGIVVGILIGANALIYSALDPLFQVLRTIPPLAWLPISLAAIQQSEPAAIFVIFITAIWPIIINTAVGVQQIPQDYNNVARVLQLSRPKYFFKVLLPAALPYIFTGLKIGVGLSWLAIVAAEMLIGGVGIGFFIWDAYNSAKVSEIVLALVYVGLVGLLLDKLVGFIGKLVAPTER, via the coding sequence ATGACGACGACCCTCGAAGGCCGCCGCCAATCGCCGGTCCAACAACTGCTTGCCGCATTGCCCGATGCCGGGAGCCTGCAGAAACTCGCAGCGCCGGTGGTGGCGATCGGTGTGTTCCTGCTGCTGTGGCAGCTGTTGACTTTGAGTCCCGACGCCACGCTGCCGGGACCTGCCAAGGTGGTCTCCGAGACCTGGGGACTGATCGTGGATCCGTTTTTCCGGGGTTCCGGCACCAACCAGGGGCTCTTCTGGCAGATCGCAGCCAGCCTGCAGCGGGTGGCCCTCGGCTTCAGCCTCGCCGCCGCAGTCGGGATCGTGGTCGGTATCTTGATCGGTGCCAATGCGCTGATCTACTCGGCCCTCGATCCGCTCTTCCAGGTGCTGCGCACCATTCCGCCCCTCGCCTGGCTGCCTATCTCACTTGCGGCCATCCAGCAGTCCGAACCTGCGGCGATTTTTGTGATTTTCATTACCGCCATCTGGCCCATCATCATCAACACGGCGGTAGGCGTCCAGCAGATCCCCCAGGACTACAACAACGTCGCCCGCGTCCTGCAGCTGTCGCGCCCGAAGTACTTCTTCAAGGTGCTGCTGCCGGCGGCCCTGCCGTATATCTTCACCGGCCTCAAGATTGGCGTCGGCCTCTCGTGGCTGGCGATCGTGGCGGCGGAGATGCTGATTGGCGGCGTCGGCATCGGCTTTTTTATCTGGGACGCCTACAACAGCGCCAAGGTGAGCGAGATCGTGCTCGCCCTGGTCTACGTCGGGCTGGTGGGCCTGTTGCTCGACAAGCTGGTGGGCTTCATCGGCAAGCTCGTTGCTCCCACCGAGCGCTGA
- a CDS encoding carbonic anhydrase translates to MIEQQPRFFSRRDLFVTAGTGLLAGLITGALPRSAGATTNLTAEQALERLVEGNKRWIQFKLTGADRTKSRLAEVAKGQSPFAAFVSCADSRVPAELIFDQGLGDLFMNRVAGNVLDEMMLGSLEFATSVLGAPLVVVMGHQRCGAVQAAVKAVTEGTQFPGHLANFVDAIRPAAASIKGMPGDPVENAIRANVLITVDKIKTAPPIISKLVEQSKVKVVGARYDLDTGAVSFY, encoded by the coding sequence ATGATCGAGCAACAGCCTAGATTCTTCTCGCGCCGGGATCTGTTTGTAACCGCCGGTACGGGGTTGTTGGCCGGGCTGATCACCGGTGCTTTACCCAGGAGCGCGGGCGCCACCACCAACCTCACCGCCGAGCAGGCGCTCGAGCGGCTCGTCGAAGGCAACAAGCGCTGGATCCAGTTCAAACTCACCGGAGCGGACCGCACCAAAAGCCGACTGGCGGAAGTGGCCAAAGGCCAAAGTCCCTTCGCCGCCTTCGTCAGCTGCGCCGATTCGCGCGTACCGGCTGAACTTATCTTCGATCAGGGCCTGGGAGACCTGTTCATGAACCGGGTGGCAGGCAACGTCCTCGATGAGATGATGCTGGGCAGCCTCGAATTTGCCACCTCCGTCCTCGGAGCGCCCCTGGTCGTGGTCATGGGCCATCAGCGCTGTGGTGCGGTGCAGGCGGCGGTCAAAGCGGTGACCGAGGGCACCCAGTTTCCGGGCCACCTGGCCAATTTTGTCGATGCCATCCGCCCGGCGGCGGCGAGCATCAAGGGCATGCCGGGCGACCCGGTGGAAAACGCCATCCGTGCCAACGTGCTCATCACCGTCGACAAGATCAAAACGGCCCCGCCCATCATCAGCAAGCTGGTGGAGCAGAGCAAAGTCAAGGTCGTGGGCGCCCGCTACGACCTCGATACCGGTGCTGTGAGCTTTTACTAA
- a CDS encoding nitrate ABC transporter ATP-binding protein (This model describes the ATP binding subunits of ATP-binding cassette (ABC) transporters for nitrate transport, or for bicarbonate transport, in bacteria and archaea.), translating to MSVFLEVEQIDKVFALPGGGNYIALKGVELTVRRGEFVSLIGHSGCGKSTLLNIVAGLDRPSTGRVALAGRPVLGPGPDRMVVFQNYSLLPWLTVRENIALAVDEVYTDKSKKAREEIVRSHIQMVGLTPAAEKKPAQLSGGMKQRVAIARALSIRPELLLLDEPFGALDALTRGNLQEQLMRICEETGATCMMVTHDVDEALLLSDRIVMLTNGPQSRIGQILEVPFERPRTRLEVVNHPNYYSLRSEMLYFLGQQKRIKQLRSRQKDPIARHGLEKINLEVGYLPLTACAPLVVAKEKGFFNRHGLEEVTLVREPSWRAVVDGVAGGYIDAAQMPAGMPLWFTLGGHEDKPLPVVTALTLSRNGNAVTLGKKFLDLGVFNQADLKAYLQRTARDRHTFGLVHPASMHNLLLRHWLAAGGIHPDRDVDLTTLPPAQMIANLKAGNIDGFCIGEPWNIRAAAEGIGFTVATDLEIWPGHPGKVLGVREDWAQTYPNTHLALIKALIQACLYCAEEANAEEIRGLLCRDEYLGADPAYVQLGEGEPNTCALGKDRLQYAHHLFAGAGVNRPSRTEQLWILTQMARWGDVPFPRNWVEVIERVCRVQAFSTASRELGLEVDYRRGPIRLADGTPFDADDPLGYLKALEIKSDVYIAEVPLPASLAAAR from the coding sequence ATGTCCGTTTTTCTCGAAGTCGAACAGATCGACAAAGTCTTCGCTTTGCCGGGAGGCGGCAACTACATCGCCCTCAAAGGTGTGGAATTGACCGTGCGCAGGGGCGAATTCGTCTCGCTCATCGGCCATTCCGGCTGCGGCAAGTCGACTTTGCTCAACATCGTCGCGGGTCTCGACCGCCCGAGCACCGGTCGCGTGGCCCTCGCCGGCCGGCCGGTGCTCGGCCCCGGCCCCGACCGGATGGTGGTCTTCCAGAATTACTCGCTGCTGCCCTGGCTCACGGTGCGCGAGAACATCGCCCTGGCCGTGGACGAGGTCTACACCGACAAATCCAAAAAAGCGCGCGAGGAAATTGTTCGCTCCCACATCCAAATGGTGGGCCTCACCCCGGCCGCCGAGAAGAAGCCCGCTCAACTGTCCGGCGGCATGAAGCAGCGCGTCGCCATCGCCCGGGCGCTTTCTATCCGCCCCGAGTTGTTGCTCCTTGATGAGCCGTTCGGCGCCCTCGACGCCCTCACCCGCGGCAATCTCCAGGAGCAGTTGATGCGCATCTGCGAGGAGACCGGCGCCACCTGCATGATGGTCACCCACGATGTGGACGAGGCGTTGCTGCTGTCCGATCGCATCGTCATGCTCACCAACGGCCCCCAGTCGCGCATCGGCCAGATCCTGGAGGTGCCCTTCGAACGCCCGCGCACACGCCTGGAGGTGGTCAACCACCCGAACTACTACAGCCTGCGCAGCGAGATGCTCTATTTTCTGGGCCAGCAAAAGCGCATCAAGCAGCTGCGCTCCCGCCAGAAGGATCCCATCGCCCGCCACGGCCTCGAAAAGATCAACCTTGAAGTGGGCTATTTGCCTCTTACCGCCTGCGCGCCGCTGGTGGTGGCCAAAGAAAAGGGATTTTTCAACCGTCACGGTCTGGAAGAAGTGACTCTGGTGCGCGAGCCGAGCTGGCGGGCGGTGGTGGACGGGGTGGCCGGGGGCTATATCGACGCGGCCCAGATGCCCGCCGGGATGCCCCTGTGGTTTACTCTGGGGGGCCACGAGGACAAGCCTTTGCCGGTGGTGACCGCCCTCACCCTCTCGCGCAACGGCAACGCCGTTACCTTGGGTAAAAAATTTCTTGACCTGGGTGTCTTCAACCAGGCGGACTTAAAGGCCTACTTGCAGCGCACCGCCCGCGACCGCCACACCTTCGGCCTGGTCCACCCGGCCTCGATGCACAACTTGCTGTTGCGCCACTGGCTTGCGGCAGGCGGCATCCACCCGGACCGGGACGTGGATCTGACCACGCTGCCGCCCGCCCAGATGATTGCCAACCTCAAAGCCGGCAACATCGACGGCTTTTGCATCGGCGAACCCTGGAACATCCGGGCCGCCGCCGAGGGCATCGGCTTTACGGTCGCGACGGATCTGGAGATCTGGCCCGGTCACCCGGGCAAGGTGCTGGGGGTGCGCGAGGACTGGGCGCAGACCTACCCCAATACCCACCTGGCCCTCATCAAAGCGCTCATCCAAGCCTGCTTGTACTGCGCCGAGGAAGCGAACGCCGAGGAGATCCGCGGCCTTCTTTGCCGCGACGAGTACCTGGGGGCCGATCCCGCCTACGTCCAGTTGGGCGAGGGCGAACCGAACACCTGTGCCCTCGGCAAGGACCGCCTCCAGTACGCCCACCACCTGTTTGCCGGTGCCGGGGTGAACCGCCCCAGCCGCACCGAGCAACTGTGGATCCTCACCCAGATGGCTCGCTGGGGGGATGTGCCCTTCCCGCGCAACTGGGTGGAGGTGATCGAGCGGGTCTGCCGGGTGCAGGCTTTCAGCACCGCTTCGCGCGAGTTGGGGCTCGAAGTCGATTACCGGCGCGGTCCCATCCGTCTG